A stretch of DNA from Roseovarius sp. M141:
ATGTCTGCCCCCATGCGTTCGAAGATCTCGTGCTGGCGATATAACGGAAGGTGGTCGTCGAACTTCGAGACCAGCACATGCGCCAGCAGGTTCGGGCCTGCCATACTGCCCGGGATCGGACGGCTTGGCGCGGGTTCCTGCACGATCCGCTCGCAGCGGCGGCAGGACTTCTTGATCCGGGCGATCTGGATCACCTTCATCTGCGCGGCGATCATGTCGAGGAGTTCGCTGACATCCTCCCCCACCACGCGAAGATCGCCGCCACAGTCAGGGCAGCAGGTGCCGGGGTCCAGTTCACGCCGCTCGCGTGGGGTCGTATCCGAGACCCGTGGTCGGCGGCGCAAAGCGGGTGCATCGGCAGCTTCCGGTGACGGTTCATCCTGCCCTTCGTCGATGGGCGCGTCATCGTTTTCCGCTACGGCGACCAACAGGTCTTCGAGCGCCAGTTCCAGCTGCTCGATTTCGCGCTCGACCTTTTCCGAGGACTTGCCAAAGGCCAGTTTCTGCAACTTGGCGATCCGCAGGCGCAACGCTTGAACCAGTTGATCATGGACACGCAATGTCGCCGACATCTTGGCGTTCTCTGCCTCGATCCGAGCATTTTCTACCTGCAAAGCCGCGATCATCGCCCTCAATTCAGCGGGATCATCCGCTGCCCGGCAGCGCATGCTTGCATGCGCGAGAGGGGGCAAATTTTCATCAGGTTTCGACATGCGCCTGACTACCAAAAATCAGGCTATGGCACCATATAAATAGGCTGTGTCTTGATATCGTGTTGGTCGGCGTTCGTTTTGCCAGAAATGGCCAATATTCCACTCTGGTCGCAATAAACCGGAGGCCTCCGTGTCATTGAAGCAAGCCACGAATATCAGCCAGCACGCGTTCCGTCAGTTCCTCGATCGGATCATCCAGCTTACCCCGCGACAGATTGAGGATCTGCTTTCGCGGGCGCACGATGTCCGCCAGAGGCGGGCTGCATTGGCAGAAATAGAAACACGAACAGAACAAGAACGCAAGTGCCCACATTGCAACGAAGAGAGGCGCCAGAAATGGGGACAAACGCGAACCGGTGTGCAGCGTTATCGCTGCGACTGCTGTCTGCGAACTTACTCTGGTCTCACCGGAACCGAGATTTGCGGACTGCACCGGCACGATCTTTTCTTGGAGGTTATCCGGAATATGCTGTCGGACACGCCTCTCTCGTGTCGCAAACTCGCCGCGCGTCTCGGACTTACAAAAGATACGATATGGCGGTGGCGGATGATTATTCTGGAATCACTTGCAGAGGCTTGCGACAAGGATTTTAGCGGCGTTGTGGAGGTCGATGAGACCTATCAGCGAGAAAGCCGGAAAGGCTCTCGTGAGTGGGCAAATCACGCGGCTAACTCCAACCAGTATCCCGCTCCACCTCGGCCGCAGTGGTATGTTTATCGCAGCGGACGGATCAAGATGGCGCGCGGCCTCTCGCAGTGGCAGATCCCCTTGCTGACTGTGATGGATCGGGGCGGCAGGCGTCTCTTCGCACCGATCGCAAACCGCCGAAACCGGACAATCGAAATCGCCCTGGCACCGATCATTCCAGATGATGCGGTGCTATGTAGCGATGGCTTGAGACCATATCGCTCTTTCTGCAAAAAGCACAGCCTCACACACTACGAGGTCTCGAACAAACTTGGGAAACGGGTTGTCGCCGGCGCGTTCCACATCCAGAACGTCAATGCGTTGCACGCGCGATACGATGCTTTCATTCGACCGTTCTGCGGACCAGCGACGAAATATCTCTACCGCTATCTGCGCTGGTTCCTCCTTCGCGCCAAAATCAAGCCCGAAGCCGCCTTTCAGAGCATCCTCGCAGCAACCTGATCAGGAGATCTGAACATTCCCAACACGATATAGCGACACATCCTTTAAATAAAGCAAATCAGGTCGCAAAATCACCCGACCCGCGCAGGCGGAGCGCCCCAATCGGGACGCCGCCAGTCGATGCCTTCCCAGAGCATCGCGAGCTGTGCAGAGGTCAGCCGCACCGCCCCATCCTTGGCGCTCGGCCAAGGGAAACGTCCCCGCTCAAGCACCTTGTAATAGAGGCAAAACCCCTGACCGTCCCAGTAGAGCAGCCTCAGCCGGTCACCACGCCGTCCCCGGAACGCAAACACCGCCCCACTGGCGGGTTTCTGATGCAGCACATCTTGGGCAAGTGCCGCCAGCCCGGCGATCCCCTTTCGCATATCCGTCACACCGCAGGCCAGATACACGCGAACGCCGGTGCCAGGGCCGATCATGCGGCTTCCACGGCACGGATCAAGGACGTCAGCGCGGCCGGGTCTATCGTGCTATCAAAATGAAGGCGATGGCCGCACCGTAAGCGCAATTCGACTGCAACTGGTGGCGACGTATCAGCTGCCGTAGGCTGCGCCGCCGGCACTGGCATATCCAAAGGGTAGAAAAGCGCCCCGGCATTGGGCGTCCACAGGCCCTTCTTCTTGAGGTCATGCCGCCAGGCGTAAATCTGTTGCCGCGTAACCTCATGGCGTTGCGCCACCTGCGTCACCGTCGCCCCGTCTATCCCGACCGACATGACAATCTCGAGCTTGTCCTCGTCACGCCAGAAACGCCGTCGCTCGACCCCAAGAATTTCACCACGCATCGATGACCCCGCATAAGACACGTCGTTAACGACGTCGTTAAACACGTATCTTAGATCATCGCCCCAGCGTCAGGCAGGCGGTGCCAATGGTGCGGTTACGTTTCTCGAAATGCCCGCGACATATCAGCGTTACACGCGTTTCGCCTTAAATGAGTGCCTCAAGTTTAAGGCGAAACGCGTTAAAGGCGCCGCTCAGGCGCTTTTGCGGTCGCTATCGCTATCGCTGGAGTCTTCGAGCTGCGACAGCAACATGGTCTCCAGCTCTGCCTCCAATTCGCGGGCGCGGGCGATATATTCCTGATTTTCGACCGTGGGCATATCTGGATCCCATAGCGCAGCCAATTCGCGCACGGAGTGGCGATCGTGCTGATAGAAGGTCCGCTGCAATTCAGAGGCTTCGAATTCAGTCAGACCCATGTTTTCCACAACGTAGCGACCTGCACGCAGGGACGAATCGAACATCTCGCGCACGATGTCGTTGGCTCCGGCCTGATACAGGCGGAAAACCTGAGTGCGATCGCGCGCGCGCGCGATGATGTGCAGATCCGGTCGCTCGCGCCGCGCGAAGGTGACAAGGCGCACCGCCGCGTCGGGATCATCCAGTGCCGCGACCAGCACGCGCGCATCCTTCAGCCCGGCGGCGTGCAGCATTTCAGGACGGGTTGGATCGCCAAAGAACCCTTTGACACCGAATTGGCGCATGCGCTGGATCGCCGCCAGATTGTGATCCAACACGACCGTCTCGTAACCCGATGAACGCACGAACCGGTTGATGATCTGCCCGAAACGTCCGATGCCGACGATGATGATGCGCGCCTGTTCGTCGACGTCGTCGGGTTCCAACGCTTCGTCCGCGTCTTTGATCCGGCGGGACAGAAAGTCGTAAAGAATGAACAGCAGCGGCGTGATCATCATCGACATGGCAACGATCAGCAGCAGTATTTCCGTCATGTCGCCGGGCACCACATTCTGTTGCCTTGAAAACGAGATCAGAACGAAGCCGAATTCACCCGCCTGCGCCAGCGAGAGGGTAAACAGCCACAGATTGCGCCCGCGCAGCTGGAAAACAAGGCCCAGCACATACAGCACGGCACCCTTCATCACGATCACCGCCAGCGCCAGCCCCAGTATAAGAAACGGCTGACCAAACAGCAGGCCAAAGTTGATGCCCGCGCCCACTGTGATGAAAAACAGGCCCAGCAGCAGGCCCTTGAACGGCTCGATATCGCTTTCCAGTTCGTGACGGAATTCGCTGTTGGCCAGAACCACACCGGCCAGGAACGCACCGAGGGCAGGCGACAGCCCCACCAGATACATCACAAAGCTGATGCCGCAGACGATCAGCAGGGCCAGCGCGGTATACATCTCGCGCAGGCGGGCGACGTGGATATAGCGAAATACCGGCCGCGTCAGATAGATGCCGGTCAGGATGATCGCGCCCACCGCAGCCAGCGTGACCAGTGTCACGCCCCAACCGGGCAGACCGTCGACCAGCGACATACCGGTATCGCCATGCGCGGCGGCGGTGTTGATCAGGCCGGGATCGCTGTGATCTGTCGCCTCGTTGACCCGCGAACTGAGGCCGCCGGGCATGGCCAGCAGCGGCAGCAGCGCCAGCATCGGGATCACCGCGATGTCCTGCGTCAGCAGCACCGAAAAGGCCGAGCGCCCTCCCTTGGTCTGCATCAGCCCCTTTTCCGACAGGGTTTGCAGCACGATGGCCGTCGAAGATAGCGCAAAGATCAGGCCGATGGCCAACCCCACGCTCCATTGATGACCCATGGCCATGACGCCGCCCATGATGACCAGCGTCGTCAGTGCCACCTGCATGCCGCCCAGCCCCAGCAGGCGGTGGCGCATATCCCACAGCGCGCGCGGCTCCAGCTCCAGCCCGATGAGGAACAGCATCATCACGACGCCGAATTCGGCAAAATGCTGTAGGTCGGCGGTCTCTTGGCCGACAAGACCGAAGGCCGGGCCGATCAGGATGCCCGCCATCAGGTAGCCCAGCACCGACCCCAGCCCCAGCCGCGCCGCAATGGGCACCGCGATCACCGCGGCGGCAAGGTAGATCGAGGCTTGGTAGAGGAAGCCTTCCATCGCGGCGGGGTCCTTCGTATCGGCAGGGGCAAGGCCGTTTCGGCAGCAGGAAACGACAACGAACGGGCAAATGGCCCGGATAATCGAGGGTTAAGCATACTGGCAGTTCAGAATGTATCAACGTCTGATGGCATGAAAATGCACGATGGTCGCCCATGCGCAGGGTATTGCCGCACTATGCCGGACGTCAGCCTTGTGGAATGCGCAGCACGACGTTCTTGCCGCGCTTGATGTAGCGCAGTTCGCTGTCGCCGATGGCGGCGACCTGACCGCCATCCAGCCGGTCCCCGACGCGGACCTTCTGGTAGCGGCCATTGCCCAGACGCACCAGTGCACGGCGGCTGGAGGAACTGCCATAGACGCCGATCAGGTTGACCTTGCGCAGGTTTATCGCGTCCTTGGCCGTCGCTTGCCGCGAGACGGACGCGCTGGACGGAATGCTCGGCTTCAGCCGCTGCGCGGCGGGAACAGGCTGCGCGGCAGCCTTGGCGCGCGTGCGCGCGACGGTGCTTTTGAAGTCGCCGGGGCGGCGCAGGGGCGTCAGCGATGCGGTTACGGCCTGCGGGGTGGCGTTGTCAAAGCTGTCTTGATCGGCTTCTTCTTCGGGGTCGACAGCCACAGTGCCTGCGGCTGTGGCCTCGGCTATGGCGCGGGTCAGCGCGGCGCCTTCGACCAGCGGCGCGTTGGGGACGTCCTGCGCGGTTTGCAGGGTGGCGGCGGCGGTGGTCATCCGCGCGGGGCGCGTTTGCGGGCGCAGCATGGCCAGAGACGGGCTGACGACCGCATCATCTTCGGCGGTGCGGGTGTTCTCGTCCGTCCCGGTCACGGTATTCTCGCCGTCTTCGCGGGTTTCGGGCGGGGCCTCGTCCGGGGCGGCCTGCGGGCCGCTGCGTGCCAAAATGCTTTCGGGGCGCAGGCGCGGGCGGGTACCGGCCAGCGCGGGATCGCCGGTAAAGGTCGTGCCGGGCGCCAGATTAGGCTCGGCGGTTTCGGGAGTCGCGGTCACCGTGACGCTTTGCGCCATGTCCTTCGGCGGGGTCATCGGCGGGCTGCCGGCAAAAACACGAACGCCCTGCGGTGTCATGGCGCCGTCCGGTGTTGCGCGGACCAAACCGCGTGCGTCGAAGTCAAAACGCGATCCGGCCGGGGGCGGATCCCCCGGCGTTTCGGGCCGGGTGTCGCGGGCGTCTGGCGTGCGCCGGGGCATGTTGGCTGGGTCGCCCAGCCCAAGGCCGGGATCGACCGAGACCTCATAGATGTCGGCCAGCGGTGCGCCGGCGACGGGAATGTCGGGGGATGTCGGCGCCATTTGCCAGATGCCGGTCGCGGCATAGCGCGCCAGCGCCTCGCTGGGGGCCAGCGGTGACGGCAGATCGGGCAGGGCGACCACCTCGGGCTGGTCCCTGCCGTCGGGAAGTGCGGCAATTTCGGGCAGCGGGGTGATCACGTTGTCCTCGCCAACGGTGTCGCCGGTGCCATCAAGGGCGTTGGTCGCTTCATCACCAGGCTCTGTTTCGTCGGTGGCGGGAACGTTCGCCAGTTTGATGTCATCGCCCCTGCCAAAGAAACGCGACAGTCCATCCTCAAGGAAAATCGATGCCCAAGCGGCGACGCCGACAAGGAAAAGCAGCAGGATCGCCGTCAGAATCAGCCCAAGGAAGCGCGGTTTGCCGCGAACCGCGCTCTGGCGGTCGCCAAAGACGGTCATGCGCTGTTTTTCATTCTCGCGCGTGGGGCGCGCGGCCCGGTCCGCTGCGGCCTCGGCCTTGCGGTCCTTGCTGCGGCCCGGATGGCCGGTTTTGCCCGTTGGCGCCGGATTTTCTGCGGCGTCGCGATCCAGCCGTACGGACGGGTCGGGTTGCAGGCTGGCGGCCAGTTCGGCCAGACGGGCCGGATCGGTCACGTCATCGCTGGCCGGGCTGGGCAGCGGTGGCGCCGTGGTGGGCGCCTTTGCGGCATCGTCGCTGCGCGTTGCCCGCATCGAACTGAAGGCTGCCATGGACCCAGATGCAGATTCGGCAACAGGCGCGGCAGCAGGGGTGTCAGGCTTTGGCACCGGCGGCTTGGCATCCTTGGGCGCGGCTGCCTCAGCGTGCGATTTGGGTTTTTCTGGTTTAGGGGTGCCGGGGCTGGCTGCGTCGGATTGGGCCGCGGCGCCCTTTGCGCTGTCAGGTGCGCTGTCAGGTTTTTCGGGCGATTGCGACTTCGTCGGTTCAGGGTCCAAGGTGGCGGCAGGTGCCGGGCTGTCCGCCTTCTTCTGCGGCGCCTCACTGGATATGGGGGATTTGGCCGGGGCGACATCACCACTGTCCGGCGCGGCCCGCTTGGGGGCGGGGGGCGCGTCGGCGACAGCTTGGGCCGCGGCGCTGGCGACGGGGGCGCCCGCTGGTACGGTCTTGGGCTTCGGGGACTCAGGCGGCGGCGTGGGAGCGTCCGCAGCGGGGATCTGCGCGTCGCCGATGATGCGAATCGCGCTATCGTCACGATCCACCACGGTGCCATTCGGCAGGGTCGTGGCGCCGTGGCGGGTGAGACCAAAGAACGGCTCTCCGCCAAAGGCGGCGCCATCGGGGATCGCGGCAAAGCTGATCGCGTCGAACCCATGCTCGGATGCAAACGCCTCGGCCTCGGCCAGCGTGTCCAGCGCGACGGCGGCGATCTGAATCACCCCGTCTACGGCGGTCCAGTCGTATTCCAGATCCTCCACCGGATAGGGCGTTGCCCCGTCCAGCGCGGCGCGCACGGCCGGTTCGGGGTCGCCTTCGGTTTCGATCGAAAGGTATTTTATCTGATCATTCGGGATAACGATCTTGCAATTGAGATCACCAGACAGGCGTCCGGCGCGGTCCCGAAGCGCCGAAAACGCTGCGGGCATGTCATCATCGTCCAGCGAGACGGTACCGACGCGGGTCCAGCCCTTGTCGGACCGGTGCAAAAGGCTGACGCCCTGCGCAGAGAAGGTGAGTGCGAAATTCGGTTTCATCAGATGTCTTTATCACCCAAATATCTACTGTGGGAGTCATCGCGATCCATCGCGCGATTTTATAGCAGGTTCACGCCGAGGAAAAGCGAAAGCCTGCGTGCCATCTCAGGGGCTTGACCCAGTTGAGGTGATACACAAAGGGCGGCGCGTGTTGCGCCGCCCCCAATCCTACTGGGTGATCCGCAAAGGGTGTTTTACCCGGCGGCCTTCAGTGCCTTGTCCAGAT
This window harbors:
- a CDS encoding IS1595 family transposase, which gives rise to MSLKQATNISQHAFRQFLDRIIQLTPRQIEDLLSRAHDVRQRRAALAEIETRTEQERKCPHCNEERRQKWGQTRTGVQRYRCDCCLRTYSGLTGTEICGLHRHDLFLEVIRNMLSDTPLSCRKLAARLGLTKDTIWRWRMIILESLAEACDKDFSGVVEVDETYQRESRKGSREWANHAANSNQYPAPPRPQWYVYRSGRIKMARGLSQWQIPLLTVMDRGGRRLFAPIANRRNRTIEIALAPIIPDDAVLCSDGLRPYRSFCKKHSLTHYEVSNKLGKRVVAGAFHIQNVNALHARYDAFIRPFCGPATKYLYRYLRWFLLRAKIKPEAAFQSILAAT
- the tnpB gene encoding IS66 family insertion sequence element accessory protein TnpB (TnpB, as the term is used for proteins encoded by IS66 family insertion elements, is considered an accessory protein, since TnpC, encoded by a neighboring gene, is a DDE family transposase.) gives rise to the protein MIGPGTGVRVYLACGVTDMRKGIAGLAALAQDVLHQKPASGAVFAFRGRRGDRLRLLYWDGQGFCLYYKVLERGRFPWPSAKDGAVRLTSAQLAMLWEGIDWRRPDWGAPPARVG
- a CDS encoding transposase, yielding MFNDVVNDVSYAGSSMRGEILGVERRRFWRDEDKLEIVMSVGIDGATVTQVAQRHEVTRQQIYAWRHDLKKKGLWTPNAGALFYPLDMPVPAAQPTAADTSPPVAVELRLRCGHRLHFDSTIDPAALTSLIRAVEAA
- a CDS encoding monovalent cation:proton antiporter-2 (CPA2) family protein, with the protein product MEGFLYQASIYLAAAVIAVPIAARLGLGSVLGYLMAGILIGPAFGLVGQETADLQHFAEFGVVMMLFLIGLELEPRALWDMRHRLLGLGGMQVALTTLVIMGGVMAMGHQWSVGLAIGLIFALSSTAIVLQTLSEKGLMQTKGGRSAFSVLLTQDIAVIPMLALLPLLAMPGGLSSRVNEATDHSDPGLINTAAAHGDTGMSLVDGLPGWGVTLVTLAAVGAIILTGIYLTRPVFRYIHVARLREMYTALALLIVCGISFVMYLVGLSPALGAFLAGVVLANSEFRHELESDIEPFKGLLLGLFFITVGAGINFGLLFGQPFLILGLALAVIVMKGAVLYVLGLVFQLRGRNLWLFTLSLAQAGEFGFVLISFSRQQNVVPGDMTEILLLIVAMSMMITPLLFILYDFLSRRIKDADEALEPDDVDEQARIIIVGIGRFGQIINRFVRSSGYETVVLDHNLAAIQRMRQFGVKGFFGDPTRPEMLHAAGLKDARVLVAALDDPDAAVRLVTFARRERPDLHIIARARDRTQVFRLYQAGANDIVREMFDSSLRAGRYVVENMGLTEFEASELQRTFYQHDRHSVRELAALWDPDMPTVENQEYIARARELEAELETMLLSQLEDSSDSDSDRKSA